In bacterium, a single window of DNA contains:
- a CDS encoding mandelate racemase/muconate lactonizing enzyme family protein, with protein MSPTGATRDDPGFPAVDPFTIESLTVDVYRAPVTRPVRTSFGEMADRPAVVVTARCTDGVHGYGEVWCNFPEPAAGYRADLIARVLAPAVVGRPWPGPEAVFHHLSERFRLVGIQAGEPGPFSQCIAGIDIALWDMAARRASLPLWRLLGGSGSGRVPAYASGIGPEDPSGQAAAARERGHRAFKLKVGFGRRRDLANLDRMRSELGREATIAVDANQAWSPGEARSMIRSLAPYAPAWLEEPIPADRPEADWRSLADGSPIPLAGGENLVGEAAFDTAIETGALTVIQPDVTKWGGMTGCLPVAGRVLAAGRRYCPHHLGAGIGVLASAHLLAAAGGDGLLEIDSNPNPLREGLARPFPRLTDGTLFLTDAPGLGVTPDGSVSRLRVDRNR; from the coding sequence ATGAGTCCCACCGGCGCCACCCGCGACGACCCCGGCTTCCCTGCCGTCGACCCGTTCACGATCGAGTCGCTGACCGTCGACGTCTACCGCGCCCCCGTCACCCGTCCGGTGCGGACCTCCTTCGGGGAGATGGCGGACCGCCCGGCGGTCGTGGTGACCGCCCGATGCACCGACGGCGTCCACGGATACGGGGAGGTGTGGTGCAACTTCCCTGAGCCCGCCGCCGGCTACCGGGCCGACCTGATCGCCCGGGTACTCGCTCCGGCCGTCGTCGGCAGGCCGTGGCCCGGGCCCGAGGCCGTGTTCCATCACCTATCGGAACGGTTCAGGCTGGTGGGCATCCAGGCCGGCGAGCCGGGGCCCTTCAGCCAATGCATCGCGGGTATCGACATAGCACTTTGGGACATGGCGGCCCGGCGGGCCAGCCTGCCGCTCTGGCGGCTCCTCGGCGGATCGGGGAGCGGTCGGGTCCCGGCCTATGCCAGCGGGATCGGGCCGGAGGACCCCTCCGGCCAGGCCGCCGCGGCCCGGGAGCGGGGCCACCGCGCCTTCAAGCTGAAGGTCGGCTTCGGGAGGCGGCGCGACCTCGCCAACCTCGACCGGATGCGGAGCGAGCTGGGCCGGGAAGCCACCATCGCCGTGGACGCCAACCAGGCGTGGTCCCCCGGCGAGGCCAGGTCGATGATCCGCTCGCTCGCCCCCTACGCGCCGGCCTGGTTGGAGGAACCTATCCCGGCCGACCGGCCCGAAGCCGACTGGAGGAGCCTGGCCGACGGCTCCCCCATCCCCCTGGCGGGCGGCGAGAACCTGGTCGGTGAAGCAGCCTTCGACACGGCGATCGAGACGGGAGCGCTAACCGTCATCCAGCCGGACGTGACCAAGTGGGGCGGCATGACGGGATGCCTGCCGGTCGCCGGGCGGGTCCTGGCAGCCGGTCGCCGCTACTGCCCCCACCATCTCGGGGCGGGAATCGGGGTCCTGGCCTCCGCTCACCTGCTGGCGGCGGCGGGTGGTGACGGCCTGCTGGAGATCGACTCCAACCCCAACCCGCTCCGCGAGGGCCTGGCCCGACCCTTCCCCCGGCTCACCGACGGAACACTGTTCCTCACCGATGCCCCCGGATTGGGCGTGACGCCGGACGGCTCCGTCTCCCGTCTGAGGGTCGACCGGAACCGGTAA
- a CDS encoding MFS transporter has protein sequence MSTLLRQLPRENSDIDDRPDPSPVTPRRVGLVGLSAVLAGAMALSMTPGPIIGILSRFFIDDLGLTRTEIGAVATFHAFAIMITSIPLGVLADRLSGRYTQILMLLFVFLGLLTMAFSWDFWSLMVFAAIAGIPAAGANSATNNIIVENVPAGSRGWITGIKQSGVQIGILATGLALPVTAARLGWRMALVLASLVALVGIAFTLAIVPSGPAAWTPARTAGERRGRQPGAVRWLSAYGITMGIGVGTYAAFVPLYAQENLGMGVTLAGTVIAVSGASGALWRVVWGRIAERAGHPSAPLLVIGALSAGAFIATWVAPYTTPYLIWVGAVLVGMSTGSWMSVGMMAAIMLSDPKQTGQSTASIVLGFGLGLTIGPVVFGWGVDTFGAYDLPWAGVTLNFAAAMTMMLLWRYRSRALDEAVVGHGA, from the coding sequence GTGAGTACCCTCCTTCGGCAGCTACCGCGGGAGAACTCCGACATCGACGACCGTCCCGACCCGAGCCCCGTGACACCCCGGAGGGTTGGCCTCGTGGGACTCTCGGCCGTCCTCGCCGGTGCGATGGCCCTCTCGATGACGCCCGGGCCGATCATCGGGATACTGTCCCGTTTCTTCATCGATGACCTGGGCTTGACCCGGACCGAGATCGGAGCGGTCGCCACCTTTCACGCCTTCGCGATCATGATCACCAGCATCCCGCTCGGGGTGCTGGCCGACCGCCTGAGCGGCCGCTACACCCAGATCCTGATGCTGCTGTTCGTGTTCCTGGGGCTGCTGACGATGGCTTTCTCCTGGGATTTCTGGTCCCTGATGGTGTTCGCCGCGATAGCCGGAATCCCGGCCGCCGGAGCCAACTCGGCGACCAACAACATCATCGTCGAGAACGTTCCGGCCGGGTCGCGCGGGTGGATAACCGGGATCAAGCAGTCCGGGGTGCAGATCGGGATCCTGGCCACCGGGCTGGCCCTGCCGGTGACCGCGGCGCGCCTCGGATGGCGGATGGCGCTGGTGCTCGCCTCGCTGGTGGCGCTGGTGGGCATCGCCTTCACCCTCGCCATCGTGCCCTCCGGACCCGCCGCCTGGACTCCGGCGCGGACTGCCGGGGAACGGCGCGGGCGTCAGCCGGGCGCGGTGCGGTGGCTCTCGGCCTACGGCATCACCATGGGGATCGGCGTGGGCACGTACGCGGCCTTCGTTCCGCTCTACGCCCAGGAGAACCTCGGCATGGGTGTGACCCTGGCCGGCACCGTCATCGCCGTGTCGGGCGCTTCCGGCGCGCTGTGGCGGGTCGTATGGGGAAGGATCGCGGAGCGGGCCGGGCATCCCTCCGCCCCGCTCCTGGTGATCGGTGCCCTGTCTGCGGGCGCCTTCATCGCCACCTGGGTGGCCCCCTACACCACGCCCTACTTGATATGGGTCGGGGCGGTGCTGGTTGGGATGAGCACGGGCTCCTGGATGTCGGTCGGCATGATGGCCGCCATCATGCTGTCCGATCCGAAGCAAACCGGCCAGAGCACCGCGTCGATCGTGCTCGGGTTCGGGCTGGGTCTGACCATCGGGCCGGTGGTGTTCGGGTGGGGCGTGGACACGTTCGGCGCCTATGACCTGCCGTGGGCAGGGGTAACGCTCAACTTCGCGGCCGCCATGACGATGATGTTGCTGTGGAGGTACCGCTCTCGCGCGCTGGACGAGGCAGTGGTCGGCCATGGCGCCTGA
- a CDS encoding lipoyl domain-containing protein, with the protein MSTPDPSRRVPLTVPQMGVVEEVVVIEWLVDPGAAVVEGQEVVIVETEKAEVALESPASGAIDIVATVSDDEVPVGATLAYIDP; encoded by the coding sequence ATGAGCACACCCGACCCTTCCCGTCGAGTACCCCTGACCGTGCCACAGATGGGTGTGGTCGAAGAAGTGGTGGTGATCGAATGGCTGGTCGACCCCGGGGCCGCAGTGGTGGAGGGCCAGGAGGTGGTCATCGTGGAGACCGAGAAGGCCGAGGTCGCTCTGGAGTCTCCGGCATCGGGCGCCATCGACATCGTGGCGACCGTGTCAGATGACGAGGTGCCCGTCGGGGCGACCCTCGCCTACATCGACCCGTGA